The Eisenibacter elegans DSM 3317 sequence GTTGTCCTTTGACACCCTGCGCGTATACGCCAATATTGCTTAGCCCCAAAAAGCATAAAAACAATATGATGACAGCAGCCTGCTGTGTTGGTTTCTTTTTTGTGTACTGGTGAAAAATACTAAATTGCATACACTTGTTATTCATTGGGTAAATGGAGTCGTTTTATTGCCACAAAATTATACTGCTTAAACAGGTAAACACGCAAATGGATTTGGGTTTTCGCCCAAAGTAACCTTTGACCCCCTAATACGTTTTAATTTCACAACCAACAACAATGTGTATGAGTATCCAGCCTAAAATGTTACATATCTTGCTCTTTTGCCTATTTATTGGCCTTCAGAGCTATGCGCAGGAGAGCCAGTCAGTACAACTAAAAACGACCAGCGGCCAGTTTATCAAGATAAACGACGACGGCAGCCTGACCAGTACCACTGAGCAGGGAACGAGCGCCACACAGCTTGAAATAGTGTTTATCTATGCAGATAAGAATATGGTCGCGCTCAAAACCTCACTCAATAAATACCTCACTGCCGAAGGTGAGGGGAGGGCTCGCGCACACTTTCAGCTGTCGGCCAATGCGGAGGCAGTCGGAGAGTGGCAGACTTTTGAGTTGATAGACCTCGGCAACAAACAG is a genomic window containing:
- a CDS encoding fascin domain-containing protein → MSIQPKMLHILLFCLFIGLQSYAQESQSVQLKTTSGQFIKINDDGSLTSTTEQGTSATQLEIVFIYADKNMVALKTSLNKYLTAEGEGRARAHFQLSANAEAVGEWQTFELIDLGNKQFAFKTHYGTYVQVDNAGKVSAKGFDTQQNARFELVGF